One genomic window of Desulfurococcus mucosus DSM 2162 includes the following:
- a CDS encoding UDP-N-acetylglucosamine--N-acetylmuramyl-(pentapeptide) pyrophosphoryl-undecaprenol N-acetylglucosamine transferase: MDKVLLIAGYGGHAGFAYTVGHYLAERGIELDILVPRGYSWVRERMMRLGRVIEMTLPRKPAEPIYRGLPRWIQALKESIRVCRNKYTVVFASGSNFSIPPSLTCMLAGSMILTIEDVARFTERSRAVSTLYRLGAKVFLHWEEQLNLYGKGIVSGPVYEPPLYEPRDEGYILVSTGTFGHRTLFDTISRLGLKRVVMQTGDVDPEPYRRGHPEWVVFQYTSDIHRWIAGASLVVTHYPGTTALTARLAYGKPVVMVYSPRHTLAAPRGDSSKLAEKLNAVYLEEVDPARLAEAIEEARGMKAPRYSNGGEYIAEYILRLGSKH, translated from the coding sequence TCGAACTAGACATACTTGTACCTAGGGGATACAGCTGGGTTAGAGAGAGAATGATGAGGCTGGGCAGAGTGATAGAGATGACACTGCCTAGGAAACCAGCTGAACCAATATACAGGGGGCTACCCAGGTGGATCCAGGCGTTGAAGGAGTCGATCAGGGTGTGCCGGAACAAGTATACCGTAGTGTTTGCATCAGGCTCAAACTTCTCTATTCCCCCATCTCTTACATGCATGCTGGCGGGATCCATGATTCTAACAATAGAGGATGTAGCAAGGTTCACAGAGAGATCCAGGGCGGTGAGCACCCTGTACAGGCTGGGTGCGAAGGTATTCCTCCATTGGGAGGAGCAGTTGAACCTCTACGGGAAAGGCATAGTCTCGGGACCCGTGTATGAGCCCCCTCTCTACGAGCCTAGAGACGAGGGCTACATACTTGTCTCAACCGGTACATTTGGGCATAGAACACTATTCGATACTATCAGCAGGCTTGGGTTGAAGAGGGTCGTTATGCAGACCGGGGACGTGGATCCAGAACCCTATAGGAGGGGACACCCTGAGTGGGTGGTTTTCCAGTACACGAGTGACATACATAGGTGGATAGCTGGTGCAAGCCTAGTGGTGACCCATTACCCCGGTACAACCGCGCTTACAGCGAGATTGGCTTACGGTAAACCCGTTGTAATGGTTTACTCACCGAGGCATACATTGGCGGCTCCACGGGGCGACTCCTCTAAGCTGGCCGAAAAACTCAACGCTGTATACCTCGAGGAAGTAGACCCGGCGAGGCTGGCTGAGGCAATAGAGGAGGCCAGGGGGATGAAGGCACCCAGATACAGCAACGGGGGAGAATACATAGCGGAATACATTCTAAGACTGGGGAGCAAGCACTAG